CTATACTGCCGATCCCTAATATTAAATACACAATCCCAAAGGCAATAAATAACCATTCAACACCCGTAGCTGTAGTTGCTCCGTCTTCGGTACGCATAATACCGTATAAAATCCATGGCTGACGACCAAGCTCAGCAAGCCACCAACCTGCTTCGATTGCCACTAGTGATAGCGGTCCACTAAGGACGATGAGCCATCTAAACCAGCGTGCTTCAATCCATTGCCAATGTCTCCATTTTCCGACTACAAAGGCCATCGATAAGAAAATCATCAGCATCCCAATCGCTACCATGACATCAAAGAAATAGTGTGTAATAAGCGGTGGTCGTTCATCATCTGGAAATGCGTTAAGTCCTGTCACTTCCGCATTAAAATCGTTACTTGCTAAGAAGCTTAATACTTTCGGAATACGAATTTCATATTTGACTTCTTCCCCGTCAAGTACGCCGAAGAAGATTAGATCCGCGCCTTGTTCTGTTTCAAAATGCCACTCTGCAGCAGCTAATTTTTCTGGTTGATATTCTGCTAAATATTTTGCCGAAAAATCCCCTACAACTGCTGTAGCAATCGAGAAAATAATGCCGAGTTTCATCATTAAAGCTAATGCTTTTTTATGATAAACTTGTTCTTCACCTTTGAGTAATTTATAGGCGGCAATTGCGGCTAAAATAAACGCGACCGTCATAAAGCTCGATGTGAGCACGTGACCAATTTTTGTCGGCATCGCCGGTGTAAACATGGCCAAAATCGGTTGAATATTAATAAGCTCCCCACCAGCAATATCAAACCCTCTTGGCGCATTCATGAAAGCATTAACAACGGTAATAAATACCGCTGACATCGATGCCCCAATCGCTACCGGAATAAGTAGCAACATATGATGCTTTGGATTTTTAAATCGATCCCACGTATATAAATAAATACCTAAAAAGATTGCTTCAAAGAAAAATGCAAATGTCTCCATAAATAATGGCAATGCGATAATTTGCCCTGCAAGCTCCATAAACTGTGGCCATAGCAGTGAAAGCTGTAAGCCAATTACGGTACCTGTTACGACACCGACCGCTACTGTAATCGTAAAGCCTCGTGCCCATCTTCTTGCCATTAATGTGTAGTGCTCATCCTTTTTCTTATAGCCCACATACTGTGCAATTAAAATCATAAGCGGAACCCCGACACCAAGCGTTGCGAATAGTATGTGGAAGGAGAGTGTGAGTTCTGTCAACGCTCTACTCCAAAACACAGCTGAGTTTTCCATTCTCTTTACCTCCAATTCCTAAAAAATTGCCAAAACCATGATCGTCATCACAATCGATGAACATGTGAAACCTACCAACATGATCTTCTTTCGCATACGCATTCACCTCTTTAACTGTTTGTGCATTACTTGTATACCGCGCTCAATTGATGGCGCTGTAAACTTATGTACTTGCCACTTTTTGGTCCACCAAGAAGTTACCTTCAGTATAGTAGGCTTTCACATGATAAAATATAGGGGTTTTCCACTAAAACCGCGCTGAAATCTATAAAAAATAGCAAACAAAAACCACACCTCCTGTAAATCGTTGTTTACAGGAGGTGTGGTTTGTTAAACATTACTGGATATATCCATTCGCAATACCGTATTGAATTAACTCTGCTTTACCTTTCAAATGCAACTTCTGCATAATATTCGACTTGTGATTCTCGACGGTTTTCGAGCTAATAAACAGCTTTTCCGCAATTTGAATATTGGTATAACCTAAAATAGATAGCCGTACAATCTCTTGTTCACGTGTGGAAAGTACTTCACCTTTTTGGTTACCTTTATTTTTAAATAGTTTTTCCAACTGATCCTTTGGTAATCCAACTTCATAGTAAGCTTTATTGTTATGAACGGCTTGAATCGCTTCATACATAATGCCACCTTGGCTATTTTTCAAAATATAGCCATCCGCCTCTACTTCAATTGCTTGTTGAATATAGGCAATCTCATTATGCATCGTTAAAAAAATGATTTTAATATGTGGTAAATTCTTTTTAATTTCCTTTGTTGCTGTAAAGCCGTCCAGCCCATTCGGAATCGAGATATCCATTAAAATCACATCTGGATTCGTCTGGTACGCTAATTGAATCGCTTCTTCGCCATCATTCGCTTCTCCTACGACCGAAATATCTTCATGATTTTCTAACAGCAACGCAATCCCTTTTCGAATGAGGGTATGATCGTCTACTAGTAATACATGTATCATAATGTTGTCTCCATCTTGGGTACGACAATGTCGATTGTTGTACCCTGCTCTAATTTAGAATGAATTTCAAATGCCCCACCTAATAAATCTACGCGCTCTTCCATATGCTGCAGGCCAAGACCCGCACTCGTTAATGCTTTATGGTCAAAGCCGATGCCGTTATCACGAATATCCATGTAAATATGCGTATCATCCATCATAATGCGAATTTGAACATGTGTGGCTTGTGCATATTTTACGACGTTATGAAGGGCCTCTTGAATCACGCGGTATAAATTGATTTCTACAACAGGTTCGCAACGATCGATTCCGTCCGCTATAAAATCAATTGTCAGCGAAGGCATCGATTTCATCATATTATCAATCATCATTTGAATGGTCGGCTTTAAGCCTAATTGATCTAAGCTATGAGGGCGTAGCTGATGCGAATAGGCATTCACATCATCCATCACTCGTTGCAGCTCCTGCTGAACCTCGTTAATATACGTGCTCAGTTTAGGCTTGTCTTTGACGAAAGATTCCACTGCTTGTAAAGCAACGGAAACCGTAAACAACGATTGTCCTACCCCGTCGTGTAGCTCTTTTGCTAGACGCTTGTGCTCCGATTCTTTTGCTTCAATGAGGGCGTGAATCATCTGTTTTTTATTTTCTGCTTCTTGCGCTTTTTTAAATGTTTCTTGATCGCGCAAAACTAATAAATACTCGGTTTCACCCGTTTCATTATTTGCATAAATCGCAGCTGTACTCATTTCGACATCAATTTTCTTGCCATGGTAGGTCGGCATTTGTGATAGAAAGGAAGGTACTTCACTATTGGCAATTAAATAGCACGTGGATTCCCCTTGTTTTTTGGGTCTTTTTAAACAAAATGTACAGTAAGGAACGGCATCCCCCATATTCCAACCCGTTAATTTCTTCGCTGCTGGATTCATCATAATAATTTCTCGATTTGCTTTCATGATGATAATGCCGTCTTGAATATGTTTGTAAATTTCCTGCAAATAGTCATTTGGTACACGCGGTGTCATGTGGCCCTCCTTATCAGTTACGCTTATGTGTAGCCTATTTAACATCATTTTCTAGACTGTATTTTAAAATAAATCATATCAACTAGAAGGTACCCTAGAGTTGAAACAAAGTCAATTCGTCTTTGTTTTTAGGGTAGAGCGCCAATCATGAAAAACTTTATTAGATATATCAATCATTTTGATATTTTTAGTGGTAAACCCCTAGTTATTTTTTATAAAAATTTGATTATGATTGAGGAAAGGAGCTGAGTATATGCAATTTTTACAGCATTCATTACGTGCATATCAATCCAAAGTACTCTTACTATGCTTGCTGTCCTTTCTTCTAGGGAGTAGCATCCTTTTACAAGGAATCAGCATTGTCGCTATTGTCAATCTTGTCTTTATTGAAAAAGCGCCGTTTTCATACACCTATGTATTCTTTTCACTGTTTTTAGTAGCCATTATTACTAGACTTACCGTCCAATTTACAATGGGGCGTATGGGTGGATCATTGGCAGCAAGTGTTAAGGCATCTGTGAGAGAACGCTTAATCCGACATTGGTCATTCACACCGATGGAAAAGCATGTGGCCTTTCAGACAGGCGAAAAGGTGACGCTTTTAGTGGATACGGTGGACCAATTAGAAAGCTACTACCGTGAATACATTCCACAAGTGATCAAAACAATCGTTGTACCGATCATGATTTTGATTGCGGTATTCCTGGTGCATCCGAACAGTGGTTGGATCATGCTGATTACAGCGCCGTTTGTGCCGATTACATATATTATTGTTGGAATGCAAACGAAAAAGAAATCAGAGGAACAATTAGATGCGCTCAACCGTTTTTCTGGCAAATTTTTAGATTTACTTCAGGGCTTACAGACGATTCGTTTACTCGGGCAAAGTAAGCAGCAGGAGGATGTTTTAGCAGAAAGTAATGCCGGCTTTATGACACGTACACTAGGCATATTAAAAATAGCATTTGCCTCTACACTGTTTATTGAGCTCATTGCAACGCTTGGCATTGGTTTAGTAGCACTTGAAATCGGCTTTCAAATGATTGTATTTAAAACATTGACATTCGCACCGGCTTTTTTCATTTTGACGTTGGCCCCTGAATATTATAATTCCTTAAAAAATCTAGGAGCAGCCTTTCATACAGGACGAGGTAGCTTAGGTGCTGCCGCGTTAATTGAAGAACAACTGCAACAAACTGAAACGACTGTCCATTGGGGCGACAAACCTTTAGCGATTCAACCAACCATAACGTTGAAAGACGCGTGTTTTCGCTATACAAATGGCCCATCCATTGGTCCATTAACATTAACCATACGTCCTAGACAAACCGTTGTATTTATCGGAAAAACAGGCCATGGCAAAACAACAATTTTAAATATGATATCCAGTTTAACAGAGCTAGATGGTGGTGAAATTTCACTAAATAATAAGCCACGCCGTGCGTATCGTGCAGATGATTGGTATGCCCAAACGAGTTATATTTCACAGCACCCTTATATTTTTGCGGGGACATTGCGGGAAAATATTTGTATGGGACTTCCCGTTTCAGACGAAGCCGTATCAAATGCCTTACAAAAAGCGCAATTAATCGAATGGCTGTCGAGCTTACCTCAAGGACTAGATACAGCACTTGGCGATGGTGGGCTCGGATTGTCTGGTGGTGAAAAACAACGCGTTGCGATTGCGAGAGCATTTGTTAAACAACCAGCCATTGTCTTTTTTGATGAACCGACTGCTGGCTTAGATGTTGTGACGGAGCGTTTGTTAATCGAATCGATTAAAACACTTCGCGAAACGGCGACCGTGATCATTGCTGCCCACCAGTACGAAAGTATTCGCTTTGCAGATGTCATTTATATCGTGGAAGATGGACAAATTACGGCATCTGGTACACCAGACAATCTAAAGAATCACCCATATTATGAACAAATCACGGCAGGGGGTAATAACTAATGCAACAGCTTGTGCAACTCATTTGGCAGGATAAAAAAGATGTGCTACTTGCATTACTCGCTGGAACAATCAGCGGCTTAACGGCTGTCGCATTGTTTGCTCAAAGTGGTCTGCTGATTTCAAAAGCAGCACTCATGCCACCCTTTTACGTCATTTTAATTTTAACCGCTTTTTTAAAACTGTTCGGCGTCACAAAATCGGCTAGTAAGTATGCAGAACGCTACATTTCACACCGTGTGACATTCAAGTTTATCAGCATTGTACGCATGCGCTTTTTTAAACAGCTGTTGCCACAAGCACATGTTCTAAATAACTATAAAAGTGGCGATTTACTGACACGCATTACAAGTGATGTTGAAATGCTACAAAATTTCTTTTTACGTGTGTTGTACCCGCCATTCATTGCGCTATTTGTATTTTTAGTTACGATTTTATTTACCTTATTCTTTTCACCGTGGATTGCACTGCTCTTACTAATCGGGATCGTGTTGACAAGTATCGTCATTCCGTACGTTCTATTTCGTCGACCGTACCCAACTGGCGCAGTGGAGAAAAAAGAACTAACCGTTCAAGCAACTGAATATTTTTATGGCTACCGAGAGTTATTACTTCACAATCAACTAGATACACAAAAAGAAGGCTTATCAGCATTGCATCAAGCCTATGGAACTGCTCGAAAAAAAGAGCTAAATCAAGAACAAACTGCCTATTTATGGAACCAAACGATTGCCCTATTTACAAGCTTTACGGTCGTTTTGGTCGGTGCTTATCTTGTATCAACCGGACAGCTCGAAGGTGTTTATTTAGCACTCATCGTGCTCGTTTCATTAACTGTTTTTGAATCTGCTATTCCATTGTCAATGGCGCCCATTTTTGCAAAACATACAAAAAAAGCGGTGGACCAGTTGGAGGAAGTAACGTCACATCAAGTGCAAGATGGAACAATCCAACTACGTGATTTAGCACAAGACATCCAGTTAAATAATGTCTCGTATCATTACCCTTCCGCAACGCGCCCTGCGCTAAAACAGATTACATTAGCGATTCAAGCTGGGGAAAAAATTGCGATTATTGGTCCGAGTGGCTCTGGTAAGTCAACACTCTTGCAGCTCTTGATGAAGGAATTGAGAAGAACGGATGGGGAATTTCTAATTGGCGCTCATCCGATTGATGCCATCTGTACCCATTCGATATATACGCATTTGAGTACGATGCTTCAACATAATCATTTCTTTTCAGGAACAGTTAAAAGTAATTTACGATTAGCAAAACTAGACGCAACCGATGAAGCCCTGCAAACAGCATTAAATCAGGCCGCATTAGATAAAAAACTAGATGACCCTATTTTTGAAAAAGGGGGTAATCTTTCTGGTGGTGAAAAGCAGCGTCTCGCGTTTGCACGACTGCTGTTAAAAGAAAGTGACTTATGGCTTGTTGATGAACCCTTTACAAGCCTAGATGTTCAAACAGAAAAAACATTATTTAATACGTTATTATCACAATCTGCACGTAAAACATTGTTAATGGTGACGCATAAGCTAACAAATTTAGACCAATTCGATCGCATTTACGTGATGCAACAAGGAGAGATAGTCGAGTTTGGCACTCAGGAACAATTATTAGACAAGAAAGGACTCTACTATTCGATGTATCATAAAAATAGTTGAGTAGAAAGTAGAAAAAAGTGAAATCGCACATGTCGATTTCACTTTTTTTAAGTTAATTTTCTTTTTGTCAAACGCTAAATTAGTTACTAGGTAAATAATAAAAAAACAGTAAGAACCGCTTTACTTAGCATTCCCACTGTTTATCATTATAAAGCCCTTAATCAATTGCTCAAACGTACAACCTACACATCATAAAACGTTCGGTAAAACTCCTCTAAATTACGTTTTATCGGATTCACCGATTGAATCGCGACCCCTTGCTTAAGTAACCATTCAAGATAACGTTCAATTGGATAATTCGGATCTGTTTGCAAACTGTTTTTACTTACTTTATAAGACAGCTGACTCCCCCGCATGAATTGAGCTAAGTCACCATCAAACGTACACTTAATTTCAAAAGCCACGTCTTTTGTAGAGACAAGCGTGTTTGTGAAAAGCTTGCCGTCTTTAATAAACCAAATCGTATCCGTCAAATCCTCTAGTATATCGAGGTTATGTGTAGATACAATGATACTTAGGCCTTTTGCGTGGAGTGTGCGAATGAGTTGCTTTAATTCGATGGTACTTGTTGGGTCCAGACCATTAAATGGTTCATCCATCAAAATGATAAGTGGCTTTGTTAGGATACTTAACGCAATTAGTAAATGCTGGCGCATGCCGTATGAATAAGCTTTCACAGGCTGATTCACATACGAACGAATACCAATTAACGCAATCACTTCCTCAATTTCTTGACGCGGGATGCCATAAATACTCGCTACAAATGATAAATGGTCATAACCCGATAATTGCATATATAAGTAGTTGTCACTCGGCAAAAATGAAATGGATTTAAAAAACTGCGGATCTTTATTAGAAATAGAATTGATATGAACAGTGCCACTTTTCAATTCTTCTAACCCTAAAATCGAGCGCATAAGCGTAGATTTACCCGCACCATTAGGACCAACAAGGCCAATCAGTTCACCTGCACCGATCGTAAACGAAACCTGTTGAAGGATGACCCGATTTTTATACCTTTTTTCAAGCTGTTTTACCTCTAATACCATTATCGCGCCACCTTCCTTTTCATTAAGAGTCCTAAGCAAAACAGTAGGCCACCACTCATTACTAAAATACCCGTGCCATAGAGGAAATTCACGTTTGCGTTATTTGCTTCAATCGATTTCCAGCCATCCACAATATGCCATGTATCAAAATAAACGAAAGGATTATACACGCTAATTGCTAGTTCAATATAATGATTCCCTGCAACATAACTCGTTATGGCGACTATTAGTGTCACAATGATGGCAGCGTAGTGGTTTTTCGTAAATTTGCCAATCAAGCTAAATAAACTATTTAAAAAGAAAACCTGGGCGATCAATAGCACCGCGCATTTTAACAGTAATGAAACAAGCGGTTCAAAAGAAAAATAGGCATTATTCGCAGTGGCAAAGAAAAACTGCTCGTCTAAAAGCTCCGTTGCATAAATTAACACTGGGTAACGCGACTCACCAAACCCACCGATGATTGTTGCAATGATAAATAAGAGCCCACCACTTAAGAACAGCAAACTATAGGCACTTACTAGATTATACGTCCATTTCGACAAGTAAATTGTAATTGGACGAATTGGCTTCGTCACTAAAAAATGAATAGACGATATTGGTGCAAATTCATCAGCCATTGTCGTCCAAAGTAATAATACAAATAGCATAAGTAAAATGAACATGATATTTTCGGTGAAAAATTTGTACACCGTAAATAAGCTACTATTATCAAATTTCTCATTACGCTCTTCATATAATTTAGAACGCTCTGCATGCTCAGTATTCAATGCACGACCCGGGTCATCAAAGTTCGAAATCCACATATCACCAATTGGCCATGGGGAAATCCCTTCGTTCTCTAACAAATGACGCTGCTCCTCAGAAGCCATAAGCGTGACATTCCACAAGGTACTATCTTGTTGTTTATATGATTGTGGATCAAGCGAGAACATGGCTTCGCGATATTGCGCGGCAAACTGCGGGGAATCCACTTCCCTTTTTACCTGTTCTAACACATCATAACGGTGCTGCAAGTTTTTTATCATTGCTAAAAAAGGATTTTCATCAAGTGGCGTAAATTCTTCCCCGGCACTTTCCTGCATCTGCTTTCGCAATTCTTCCTCTAACTCAAATTCGGCGGCAACAATTTCCCAATGTACCTGGTCTTGAATAATTATATTTTGATAGTTTTCAATGGCCTTTAACGCCTTTATGGGATAAGTAACGTACGCTTGATTGACAACCCCCACATAAGCACCGATGCTGACGACGAATAAAATAAAGGTTACTAGTACCTGACCTTTACGTTGCTTTTTAAGATGCTCAAATTGTAGAAGCTTCAATTTACCCGAAAAGTGATGCTGTTTTTTCGTTGTTTGAAATTGAGGTAATGAAATAGACATCATTTTTGCCTGAATCACCACATAAGAAAGGACAAACCCTAGTAGTAGTAAACCAAGCATCATCACTAAATACGTTGCGAAACGGTTCGTTGCTAATAAGTCCGCTTCATACGAAACAAGTAAATGGATTGGATTGCCCA
The sequence above is a segment of the Solibacillus sp. FSL H8-0523 genome. Coding sequences within it:
- a CDS encoding response regulator transcription factor, with protein sequence MIHVLLVDDHTLIRKGIALLLENHEDISVVGEANDGEEAIQLAYQTNPDVILMDISIPNGLDGFTATKEIKKNLPHIKIIFLTMHNEIAYIQQAIEVEADGYILKNSQGGIMYEAIQAVHNNKAYYEVGLPKDQLEKLFKNKGNQKGEVLSTREQEIVRLSILGYTNIQIAEKLFISSKTVENHKSNIMQKLHLKGKAELIQYGIANGYIQ
- a CDS encoding ABC transporter ATP-binding protein yields the protein MVLEVKQLEKRYKNRVILQQVSFTIGAGELIGLVGPNGAGKSTLMRSILGLEELKSGTVHINSISNKDPQFFKSISFLPSDNYLYMQLSGYDHLSFVASIYGIPRQEIEEVIALIGIRSYVNQPVKAYSYGMRQHLLIALSILTKPLIILMDEPFNGLDPTSTIELKQLIRTLHAKGLSIIVSTHNLDILEDLTDTIWFIKDGKLFTNTLVSTKDVAFEIKCTFDGDLAQFMRGSQLSYKVSKNSLQTDPNYPIERYLEWLLKQGVAIQSVNPIKRNLEEFYRTFYDV
- the cydD gene encoding thiol reductant ABC exporter subunit CydD, yielding MQFLQHSLRAYQSKVLLLCLLSFLLGSSILLQGISIVAIVNLVFIEKAPFSYTYVFFSLFLVAIITRLTVQFTMGRMGGSLAASVKASVRERLIRHWSFTPMEKHVAFQTGEKVTLLVDTVDQLESYYREYIPQVIKTIVVPIMILIAVFLVHPNSGWIMLITAPFVPITYIIVGMQTKKKSEEQLDALNRFSGKFLDLLQGLQTIRLLGQSKQQEDVLAESNAGFMTRTLGILKIAFASTLFIELIATLGIGLVALEIGFQMIVFKTLTFAPAFFILTLAPEYYNSLKNLGAAFHTGRGSLGAAALIEEQLQQTETTVHWGDKPLAIQPTITLKDACFRYTNGPSIGPLTLTIRPRQTVVFIGKTGHGKTTILNMISSLTELDGGEISLNNKPRRAYRADDWYAQTSYISQHPYIFAGTLRENICMGLPVSDEAVSNALQKAQLIEWLSSLPQGLDTALGDGGLGLSGGEKQRVAIARAFVKQPAIVFFDEPTAGLDVVTERLLIESIKTLRETATVIIAAHQYESIRFADVIYIVEDGQITASGTPDNLKNHPYYEQITAGGNN
- a CDS encoding ATP-binding protein; the protein is MTPRVPNDYLQEIYKHIQDGIIIMKANREIIMMNPAAKKLTGWNMGDAVPYCTFCLKRPKKQGESTCYLIANSEVPSFLSQMPTYHGKKIDVEMSTAAIYANNETGETEYLLVLRDQETFKKAQEAENKKQMIHALIEAKESEHKRLAKELHDGVGQSLFTVSVALQAVESFVKDKPKLSTYINEVQQELQRVMDDVNAYSHQLRPHSLDQLGLKPTIQMMIDNMMKSMPSLTIDFIADGIDRCEPVVEINLYRVIQEALHNVVKYAQATHVQIRIMMDDTHIYMDIRDNGIGFDHKALTSAGLGLQHMEERVDLLGGAFEIHSKLEQGTTIDIVVPKMETTL
- the cydC gene encoding thiol reductant ABC exporter subunit CydC, which gives rise to MQQLVQLIWQDKKDVLLALLAGTISGLTAVALFAQSGLLISKAALMPPFYVILILTAFLKLFGVTKSASKYAERYISHRVTFKFISIVRMRFFKQLLPQAHVLNNYKSGDLLTRITSDVEMLQNFFLRVLYPPFIALFVFLVTILFTLFFSPWIALLLLIGIVLTSIVIPYVLFRRPYPTGAVEKKELTVQATEYFYGYRELLLHNQLDTQKEGLSALHQAYGTARKKELNQEQTAYLWNQTIALFTSFTVVLVGAYLVSTGQLEGVYLALIVLVSLTVFESAIPLSMAPIFAKHTKKAVDQLEEVTSHQVQDGTIQLRDLAQDIQLNNVSYHYPSATRPALKQITLAIQAGEKIAIIGPSGSGKSTLLQLLMKELRRTDGEFLIGAHPIDAICTHSIYTHLSTMLQHNHFFSGTVKSNLRLAKLDATDEALQTALNQAALDKKLDDPIFEKGGNLSGGEKQRLAFARLLLKESDLWLVDEPFTSLDVQTEKTLFNTLLSQSARKTLLMVTHKLTNLDQFDRIYVMQQGEIVEFGTQEQLLDKKGLYYSMYHKNS
- a CDS encoding cytochrome ubiquinol oxidase subunit I, whose translation is MENSAVFWSRALTELTLSFHILFATLGVGVPLMILIAQYVGYKKKDEHYTLMARRWARGFTITVAVGVVTGTVIGLQLSLLWPQFMELAGQIIALPLFMETFAFFFEAIFLGIYLYTWDRFKNPKHHMLLLIPVAIGASMSAVFITVVNAFMNAPRGFDIAGGELINIQPILAMFTPAMPTKIGHVLTSSFMTVAFILAAIAAYKLLKGEEQVYHKKALALMMKLGIIFSIATAVVGDFSAKYLAEYQPEKLAAAEWHFETEQGADLIFFGVLDGEEVKYEIRIPKVLSFLASNDFNAEVTGLNAFPDDERPPLITHYFFDVMVAIGMLMIFLSMAFVVGKWRHWQWIEARWFRWLIVLSGPLSLVAIEAGWWLAELGRQPWILYGIMRTEDGATTATGVEWLFIAFGIVYLILGIGSIVVLRRMFKNNPVEKELALRKGGAN